One Paenibacillus sp. SYP-B4298 genomic window, TGGGAGCATTGCCTGGAGGCAGGCTATATGATCGCGGCCTCATTCACCCATTATTGCCACCGCAATGGTCATACATTGCAGAGCTTGCTTGGTGAGGAGATCGAACGGCTGCATTCTGGGGAAGCCTTCAGCTCCATAGCGAGACTGCGCCACTGGTCGCAGGTGGCAATCAGCAGCTTGCGAGGGCAGGCCTCCAGCGAGGTTAAGGATATCCGGTCCGTGTATGTCCGCAAGATTCAGAGCTTTGTGGAGATGAATCTGCATCAGGATGTCTCCTTGCGGGCATTGGCTGATCATGTGAACCTCCATCCGACACATCTGTCCAAGCTGTACAAGATTGAGACAGGCGAGGGCATCAGTGATTTTGTGGCGCGGCTGCGGATGGAGACGGCATGTCACAAGCTGAAGGTGACGGACAAGAAGATCTACGAGATCAGCGCGGAGATCGGCTATCTCGATCCTGCCTACTTCATCAAGGTGTTCAAGCGTCAGTTCGGCATGACGCCTCAGGAGTACCGTGAGCGGCATTAGGGGCAATGACCGACGATTATTACGGCTCGGAGCCGCCCTGATCATCAGAAATGCAACAGACTAACAAAGTCCTATCGAAACTGAAATTGTCCTATAGAGACCTGCGCCGCAGCTTGGTAAAGTAGCTGATATACAAGTTCAACTCAGGTGTGACGGCTTTGCCCAATCGTTGAATGCGGCAGTTCACGCCGACCGAAGTTGAGCTTCTGTAGACTACGCAACAACATCTTGTAAGCAGGGGGATAATAAGATGACCACATGGAAGAAAATGCTGCTGCCGCTAATGGCTTTGATGCTGGTTGTAACAGCGTGCAGCCAGGCAGACAACGGGGGAAGCGCTGCTGGCAACACAGGTTCGACGGAGGCAGGCGCATCTACAGCGGATAAGGTTTTCGAGCAGGGCAAATATGATCCGCCGATCGACATCAGCACCGTCATTATGCCGCGCGAATATACGAAGGGCGAGACGAAGGACAACAACGTGCATGATCGCTGGATGCTGGAGACGCTCGGCATGAAGCATAAGGATACCTGGTATCCGGCAGGGGCGGATCAGTACAAGCAGCAGTTGCAGCTTGCGCTAACCTCTGGCGAGAAGCTGCCGGATTTTGTGATGGTGCCGACAGACCCTGTGCTGACGAACCAACTGATCGAGTCCGGTCAGTTCATAGCGATCGACGAGTTATTCGAGAAGTACGCCAGCCCGCTCTGGAAGGAGCATACCAACGCTAACCCGGATGTCTGGTACCCGTTCACGAAGGACGGCAAGAAGTGGAATCTGCCCATTATGGAGTACACAGATAACGATGATACCCTTCTGTGGCTGCGCGAGGATTGGATGAAGAAGCTCAATCTGCAGGAGCCGAAGACGATCGCTGACCTGGAAGTCATCATGGACAAATTCAAGAATGAGAACCCGGATGGCCTGGCTGCCAAGGATGTATATCCGCTGGCGATTACGCTCAAGAACAATACGAACACCTGGATGGGCGGCCTTGATTGGCTGTTCGGCGCCTATGGCTCCGTGCAGGAGCAATGGAATATGGACGCGAGCGGCAATCTGGAGTACGGCTCCGTCAATCCGGGTGCGAAGCAGGCGTTGGCGAAGCTCCGGGAATGGATGGAGAAGGGCTATATCCATCCAGACTCTGCACTGTGGGATGAGGGCAAAGCGGCAGAGCTCTGGACCAAGGGCAACGCCGGCATCCTGCCTGGCGCGAACTGGATACCGGACTGGCCGGCACCGGATCTGTTGAATAATGTCGCTGGCTCCGAATACAAGGCTTACCCGATTCCGGCAGGGCCTGAAGGCAAGATCGGGACGAAGTGGCAAAAATCCGGCGTCAATAGCAGCTTTATGATCAACAAGGATGCCAAGCACCCTGAGGCGATCATTCTGTATTACAATTATCTGCTGGAGAATCTGGCCAATCCCGAAGCGGGCAGCCCCTATGAATACGGCTTCGCACAGGGCTATGATTGGGATATTGTAGACGGACAGCCGACGCAGGACAAAGAGAAAATCAATGGCTTCTTCGACAAATTCCCGTTCATCACCGGCCCGGCGCGCATCCCTGGACTGTACATGGAGACCCTCGTCAAGCTGGCGAATGGCGAAGAAGCGAAGACACCTTATGAGAAGCAACTGGCAACCTTCCGTAAGCCGGAGAACTGGTATGCGGCCAAGGTCGTCATGTCACAGATTGATATTCGCAAGCAAAATTACTTCACAGGAGCCGCGACGCCGACGATGATCGAGAAATGGAACCTGCTCCGCCAGTCCGAGCTGGAGACATTTAACAAGATTATTTATGGCAAGCTGCCGGTAGACGCCTTCGATGAATTCGTCGCGAACTGGAAAGTCAATGGCGGCGAGCAAGTAACGAAGGAAGTCAACGAATGGTTCCAGTCTGTAACCAAATAAAGTGAAGCGCCGCCGCGTCTCCTGCTGGGGATGTGGCGGCTTTTTGCTGGGTGGGATTGTCCAGTGGAGAAGGACTTTTGGGAGGGGATTGTCTTTTAAATAGTGGACAGTTCGTTGGGAAGGATGGTGTGAAGGCTAGGCGAGAAGGTCATCTATATCTAGGTGGGTTAGGTAGGTTGGCGTATAGATGTGGTTATTTTGGGTTTGGAGGAGAGGGCATAGGGTTTGTCCACCATTTAAAAGACATTGTGTCTCGTGGAGGTGGACAGTATCGGAGAGGCCGGTGAGGGAGACTCTAGGGAAGTGATATATGAGCAAAAAGGTGGGTCTAGTTCTATTAGTGGTAGGCACCATATGAGGGATGGAATTTGCTTGAGGGGCTTGGGGAGGTTTACTGGGTCGGGATGGTCTAGGCTGGTGCGAATGTGAGGCGAACATGATTTTCCCGGTAGATTCGCACCTCATATTTTGTCGAATAAAGTCTAATATGATTGTTTTCTTGAAAAGTCAAGTAGAGAAATCATGTTTCCATTGCCAAATCTGGTTGTGAAAGTGTATGATTATTACAAAACAAGCAATTATCCGCTAAAAATCGCTGTCGCACCTTGTGCAGGTGCGTGGATTGAAACTGTTAGTGCGTTGTTCTCTTCCCAAGCTGCTGTGTCGCACCTTGTGCAGGTGCGTGGATTGAAACGATTAACAGGCCGATGTATGAAACGTCGAGTGCGTCGCACCTTGTGCAGGTGCGTGGATTGAAACTCACTATCGTACTCGAAATACGAGAAACCATCGTGAGTCGCACCTTGTGCAGGTGCGTGGATTGAAACAGAGTAAACCATGATTTTGTTATCTGAGGTTTTTAGTCGCACCTCGTGTAGGTGCGTGGATTGAAACTCACCGGTCTTGGTTTGGATGTATAGCGCGTCCCGGTCGCACCTCGTGTAGGTGCGTGGATTGAAACCCGCCCCGACTTGCTCCTCCAGGTCCCGGTACGCGTCGCACCTCGTGTAGGTGCGTGGATTGAAACTCTGTAGCCGGCCCGACTGGCGGCTATGAGTATGTCGCACCTCATGAAGGTGCGTGGATTGAAACATCTTTTTGTCGGGGCGGCTTTTGCGCTTTTCGGTCGCACCTCGTGTAGGTGCGTGGATTGAAACATATCTTTAACAGGAAGTTCGATGTCTGTCAGAGTCGCACCTCGTGCAGGTGCGTGGATTGAAACAGAGAAAGAAATTGAATCTCTCACATCTCAAGAGGAGTCGCACCTCATGCAGGTGCGTGGATTGAAACGGATAAGGATTTATTACCTCGTCATAACCATAAATGTCGCACCTCGTGTAGGTGCGTGGATTAAAACATGCAAAAAACATCGCTTCTGCCGTATCTAGCAAGTCGCACCTCGTGCAGGTGCAATGGTGACTGGTGCGAATGTGAGGTACACATAAAAACCCAGGGACATTCGCACCTCGGAAAATGTCGAAAAAAGTCATAAACTCTCCTTTTCATAGCTTTTCAAGGGTAGGTTTAGGAAAGTGCTTGCCTGATTTCATTAAAGAAGAGTATTATTAAGAAATAAATGGAATTAAAATGCCATAAATCGCTGTCGCACCTTACATAGGTGCGTGGATTGAAAGATCGCCTTGCTTAGGGCATCCAGCAAGTCAGCCAAGTCGCACCTTACATAGGTGCGTGGATTGAAAGTGGTATGACGATCGGCAAGGGTTGCTGCTGTCTCGTCGCACCTTACATAGGTGCGTGGATTGAAAGTTGTTGAGTATATATTGCCTCGTAAAAGTCTTCTTCGTCGCACCTTACATAGGTGCGTGGATTGAAAGCTTTACCAACTCAATCATCTGCTTGTACACCTGCTTGTCGCACCTTACATAGGTGCGTGGATTGAAAGTACCAGCATCTGCACAACCATCTATGCCGCGGATGTCGCACCTTACATAGGTGTGTGGATTGAAAGCTCTTGCGACATGGTTTCTCCTATTGTCTTAAACGTCGCACCTTACATAGGTGCGTGGATTGAAAGAACGAGGGGGTTGCGTGGTTATCAGAAGTCACATCGAGTCGCACCTTACATAGGTGTGTGGATTGAAAGATGGATCAGGTTCCAATCTTCTTCATGATGGTCTGGTCGCACCTTACATAGGTGCGTGGATTGAAAGAGCGCCATAACTGCATTCAATGCAGCCTGAGCTGGTCGCACCTTACATAGGTGCGTGGATTGAAAGCCTTCTGTAATTCGGATAGCGTTAACACGCTATTAGTCGCACCTTACATAGGTGCGTGGATTGAAAGACGCTACACCGCGCCCTCTGTCATGGTTTCGAGTCGCACCTTACATAGGTGCGTGGATTGAAAGCGCTCACTTGGCGGCATCATCGCCGGGGCATTTGCGTCGCACCCTACATAAGTGCGCGGTTTCAATTGGGTACCTGCAGCCCTGGGGCATTCTTTTGTACAGCCGTACCTTACACAGCCCTATGGATTGTAATAATGGGCGACAAGCATATAAGAGGCACGTTTGTTGTCACACCCCATGCAGTTCAGTATGAACGATCATGCGCAAGCTCTGTCTATTACTGGACAGGGCTTTTTGAATGGTAAGAACCGTTGCACAGCTTCACAATGTCTCGTTCTTGATGAGGTTTTTACTGTGATTCGTATTGTGCAGGCTAGAGTCAGCAGCGGGCGCTAACGAGTATGCAACCCGTATTTGACCCTTTATAAGTAAAAGTAATAGCTTCTTCAAAATTATTTATAGATAATAATGAAGGAAAGCATTGAACACGGCTGAAAGCTGCGGTAGTATTATAAAAGATTAAAACATAGCAATATGATCGGATTTTACAGAGGGATACGAGGTGGATGTTGTTGCAACTTCAAGTGACGAATAGTCCGTTTACAGCGGAACAGGCTGCACTGCTCAATGAGCTGCTGCCAACCTTGACGGAGTCTCAGCTTAATTGGCTGGGCGGTTATCTGGCATTTTATCGAGCCGGCGGTGCAGTGGGCGCTCCGGTTGCCGAAGCAGGCTCTCTGCTGCAGGCGTCAATTTCCGGTCTGGCGGTTGAGTCTGCGGCGGCTCCCGTTGCCGCTCCTGCTGTGCCACAAGGCCCGCGTGAGGCAACGATCTTGTTCGGCTCGCAGACCGGCAATGCGCAACGACTGGCAGGAAGGCTGGCGGACAAGCTGAAGGGCGAAGGCTTCGAGGTTACGCTGTCGGCCATGAACAAGTACAAGACGAATAATCTCAAGAAGGTCGCCAATTTGTTTGTACTCGTCAGCACGCATGGCGAGGGCGATCCGCCGGATAATGCTCTGGCGTTCCATGAATTTGTGTATAGTAAGCGTGCGCCGAAGCTGGAGGAGACGAAGTTCTCTGTGCTGGCTCTTGGCGATACCTCTTATGAGTTTTTCTGCAAGACCGGACAGGATTTTGACAAGCGTCTGGAGGAGCTTGGCGCACAACGGCTCGTCGATCGTGTCGATTGCGATGTCGATTTCGAGGAGGCAGCCTCCGGTTGGATCGCGGCGGTCACCAGCGCGTTGACTAGCGCGCCTGCGGTCGCGGGGCAAGGGGCAATTGCGGCTGTAGCTGCGCCATCCGACGCGGGTGCTCCGGCTGAGTCCGATTATTCGCGCAACAACCCGTTTTTGGCTGAAGTGCTGGAGAATTTGAATCTGAACGGACGTGGCTCGGATCGCGAGACGCGCCATCTGGAGCTGTCGCTGGAGGGCTCGGGCTTGCACTATGTGCCAGGTGATGCGGTCGGCATCTATCCGCAGAATGACCCGGAGCTTGTGGATCGCATCGTGTCGCTGCTCCAGTGGGACCCGCAGGAGCCGGTTGTTATCGGCAAGTCGGGCGAGACGGCTACGGTTCGTTCAGCGCTGCTAAGCCACTTTGAGATTACAGTGCTGACGAAGCCGCTGCTGGAGAAGGCGACGGCATTTACAAGCAATGAGAAGCTCGCTGAGCTGCTGAAGCCAGACAACAAGGATGCGTTCAAGGCGTATGTGGGCGGTCGCGACCTCCTCGACCTGCTGACCGACTTCGGCCCGTGGACGCTGACAGCATCGGATCTGCCGAACGTGCTGCGCAAGCTGCCGCCGCGCCTGTATTCGATCGCGAGCAGCCTGGAATCCCACCCAGAGGAAGTGCATCTGACCATCCGCAAGGTGGAGTACGATGCACATGGACGCGAGCGCAAGGGTGTATGCTCCGTGTACGCTTCCGAGCGGCTGGAGCCGGGTGATAAGGTGCCGATCTTCATTCAGCACAATCCGAACTTCAAGCTGCCGGCTAACCCGGAGACGCCGGTCATTATGGTTGGGCCGGGCACAGGCGTTGCACCATTCCGCTCATTTATGGAGGAGCGCGAGGAAGCTGGCGCTAGCGGCAAGAGCTGGCTGTTCTATGGCGACCGTCATTTCGTGACTGACTTCCTGTACCAGACCGACTGGCAGCGTATGCTGGCGGATGGCGTGCTGACGAAGCTTGATGTGGCATTCTCCCGCGATACAGAGGAAAAGGTGTATGTGCAGCACCGGATGCTGGAGCAGGGTGAGGAGCTGTACAAGTGGCTGGAGGAAGGCGCACATGTGTATGTCTGTGGCGATGAGAAGCAGATGGCGCATGATGTGCAGGCGGCATTGCTTGAGATTATCGGGCGCTATGGCGGCAAATCGCCTGAGGGAGCGGCGGCCTATCTGGCTGAATTACAGGAGCAGGGCCGATACCAGCGCGACGTATATTAATGAACTGAGACATTGTAATGGATATAGATGCAATAAGCATGGGTTGAAATTCATGCGATGAAGGAGTTAAATGCTAATGGCCAATAACCATAAGGTAGAGCCGATCGGCGGACCGCCGAGCGACGTAGAGCATCTGAAGAAGGAAAGCAACTATTTGCGGGGCTCGCTGGTAGAATCGCTGTCGAATCGGGTTACAGGCGGCTTGCCGGAGCTGGATAACCGGCTGCTCAAGTTTCACGGCAGCTACATGCAGGATGATCGGGATTACCGCAATGAGCGGGAAAAGCAGAAGCTGGAGCCATACTATCAATTTATGCTCCGTATTGTTACACCGGGCGGTGTCGCCACACCGGATCAATGGCTGGTCATGGATGAGCTGGCTGACAAATACGGTAGCGGCAGCCTGCGTGTCACAACAAGACAGGCCTTCCAATTGCACGGCGTGTTGAAATGGAATCTGAAAAAGACGATTCAGGAAATCAACACGGCGCTGCTGACGACATTGGCTGCGTGCGGCGATGTCAGCCGTAATGTGATGTGCAACCCGAACCCGTATCAGTCGGACATCCATAGCGAGGTGTTCCACTGGTCGCAGCAGCTTACAACACATCTGGCTCCCAAGACGCCGGCTTATCATGAGATCTGGCTCGATGGGGAGAAGGTGGTTGACAGTCTGGAGCAGACGGGTGAAGCTGGCAAGGACCCGGTAGAGCCGATCTATGGCCCGGTCTATCTGCCACGCAAGTTCAAGATTGGCATCGCAGTACCGCCATCCAATGACGTGGATGTGTACTCTCAGGATTTGGGTCTCATTGCAATTATCGAGGACGGCAAGCTGGCGGGCTTCAACGTCAGTGTCGGCGGCGGCATGGGGATGACACATGGCGACACCGCGACCTATCCGCAGTTGGGGCGCATCATCGGGTTTGTTACACCTGACCGCATCCTGGATGTGGCGGAGAAGACGGTTACGATCCAGCGCGATTACGGTAACCGCTCCGTGCGCAAAAACGCGCGCTTCAAATATACGATCGACCGTCACGGGCTGGAATGG contains:
- a CDS encoding ABC transporter substrate-binding protein; protein product: MTTWKKMLLPLMALMLVVTACSQADNGGSAAGNTGSTEAGASTADKVFEQGKYDPPIDISTVIMPREYTKGETKDNNVHDRWMLETLGMKHKDTWYPAGADQYKQQLQLALTSGEKLPDFVMVPTDPVLTNQLIESGQFIAIDELFEKYASPLWKEHTNANPDVWYPFTKDGKKWNLPIMEYTDNDDTLLWLREDWMKKLNLQEPKTIADLEVIMDKFKNENPDGLAAKDVYPLAITLKNNTNTWMGGLDWLFGAYGSVQEQWNMDASGNLEYGSVNPGAKQALAKLREWMEKGYIHPDSALWDEGKAAELWTKGNAGILPGANWIPDWPAPDLLNNVAGSEYKAYPIPAGPEGKIGTKWQKSGVNSSFMINKDAKHPEAIILYYNYLLENLANPEAGSPYEYGFAQGYDWDIVDGQPTQDKEKINGFFDKFPFITGPARIPGLYMETLVKLANGEEAKTPYEKQLATFRKPENWYAAKVVMSQIDIRKQNYFTGAATPTMIEKWNLLRQSELETFNKIIYGKLPVDAFDEFVANWKVNGGEQVTKEVNEWFQSVTK
- a CDS encoding assimilatory sulfite reductase (NADPH) flavoprotein subunit; protein product: MQLQVTNSPFTAEQAALLNELLPTLTESQLNWLGGYLAFYRAGGAVGAPVAEAGSLLQASISGLAVESAAAPVAAPAVPQGPREATILFGSQTGNAQRLAGRLADKLKGEGFEVTLSAMNKYKTNNLKKVANLFVLVSTHGEGDPPDNALAFHEFVYSKRAPKLEETKFSVLALGDTSYEFFCKTGQDFDKRLEELGAQRLVDRVDCDVDFEEAASGWIAAVTSALTSAPAVAGQGAIAAVAAPSDAGAPAESDYSRNNPFLAEVLENLNLNGRGSDRETRHLELSLEGSGLHYVPGDAVGIYPQNDPELVDRIVSLLQWDPQEPVVIGKSGETATVRSALLSHFEITVLTKPLLEKATAFTSNEKLAELLKPDNKDAFKAYVGGRDLLDLLTDFGPWTLTASDLPNVLRKLPPRLYSIASSLESHPEEVHLTIRKVEYDAHGRERKGVCSVYASERLEPGDKVPIFIQHNPNFKLPANPETPVIMVGPGTGVAPFRSFMEEREEAGASGKSWLFYGDRHFVTDFLYQTDWQRMLADGVLTKLDVAFSRDTEEKVYVQHRMLEQGEELYKWLEEGAHVYVCGDEKQMAHDVQAALLEIIGRYGGKSPEGAAAYLAELQEQGRYQRDVY
- the cysI gene encoding assimilatory sulfite reductase (NADPH) hemoprotein subunit, producing the protein MANNHKVEPIGGPPSDVEHLKKESNYLRGSLVESLSNRVTGGLPELDNRLLKFHGSYMQDDRDYRNEREKQKLEPYYQFMLRIVTPGGVATPDQWLVMDELADKYGSGSLRVTTRQAFQLHGVLKWNLKKTIQEINTALLTTLAACGDVSRNVMCNPNPYQSDIHSEVFHWSQQLTTHLAPKTPAYHEIWLDGEKVVDSLEQTGEAGKDPVEPIYGPVYLPRKFKIGIAVPPSNDVDVYSQDLGLIAIIEDGKLAGFNVSVGGGMGMTHGDTATYPQLGRIIGFVTPDRILDVAEKTVTIQRDYGNRSVRKNARFKYTIDRHGLEWFVTELQERLGWQLEPARAFHFDHTGDRYGWIKGKNGRWNLTLYVQSGRIVDTGEHKLKSALREIAKLQTGDFRLTANQNLVIANITTQKKSKVSAILKAHNVNEAGDYSALRRSALSCVALPTCGLAMAEAERYLPTLLDKLEPIVAAAGLQDEEINIRMTGCPNGCARPALGEIAFIGKSPGKYNLYMGAGFSGDRLSKLYRENIGEDEIIDTLQPIIERYAAERQEGEHFGDFVVRADYVKAVTNGMNFHD